The window caggAGAAAACGGCATGTTTTGTTGACCGTTGACCGTTGAGGAGTCATGACGCtctaaagacaacatgatatttgaGATCGTAAACAGCCCAGTGGGTCTCAGAGGGTTAACAGGatacatctgcagtaataaagtttgttatttattaaaataaaccaaaatgtttAAAGTTTAGCAAATTTTCCACGATCACTGACGGACATCGActttaacaactccaaactgcggcagcaacaacaagcggacatgtccatcacttttaggagtcctctggaaacacttccgatgtcattttctgtagttcaggggtgtccaaactttttttcccgagggccacatacagaaaaatatacaaagGACTGGGCCACTCACTAGACGTGAGGTATACTGCCTCACCTCTCATGCACTAATAttggcaaaatcaatcaaatgcaggtaaattacatttgataattgaacatgtttgaagaaaaaaaagcctccatcatAGCTCTCCATtagtagattttcattttattttttacaaaaaggttgGCAGGTCATTCTCTCAGTGACAGCCTCAGATTGGTTCTTAGGGTGCTGATCCCCCGTCATTGTCCTGTATGAagggagagacaagaagagaaataggggatgtggatatttcaagcttattacacaaataaattattgggcttgttaacacatcaactaacgtttgttaaaaaattgtcatcaactttaattgactgaatttattaagtaattgggcttattaacaaatgaaaactgtgtgtatatttttaactcACCTGTAATGGGAAGAATGTTGCGCTCAGTGGGAGCAGTGATGCTGCGCTTTGGTCTGAAGGATAGCTGGCAGGTCAGGAGTAAGTTTGGTGGTTGAGATGCGAAGGACGTCACGGAGATGGCTGTCGGTcgttctggttctcagtctgcttCTGTTCAGCGTTAACAGAGAGAATGTCTGCTCACAGATGTATGTTGAGCCCAACAGACTCATCATTCGTTTTGCGTGGCGTCTCATCAGAGGAAACTTGGCCTTTTCCAAGCTCCAGTAGAAGTCAGGTAGGGAGAGAAGCTGATGCTGATTCTTAAGAGAATCATCACACTGAATTTCGATCAGTTCTAATTGCagactctcctccacttcttctgcaTCCATTGAAAACGGAGCCGcaaacagtgtgatttccttctcaatgacagaaaaatcttGGAAGCGCTGACTGAATTCTGTCATGAGAGATGtgatcacagacacatattctcCCATTTTTGCAGAGAGCTTGGCATTTGGAAATGCGCATTTGATTTCGGTCAGCGTGGGGAAGTGCGCTACATTGAAGTTGCGCAGTTGTGACTCGAAGAGACGGAGCTTCGCACGGATATACTTCATAACTGgctattgttgcattttcttgagCTTTGTTAGCACGGAAAAACTGTTGCTGCGTTAGCAGGCTAGCTGCCATTTGCTTTACCTTCTCTTTCCGCTCGGCGCCAGTGTAGGACGTGAAGGTCTGATGTTTCGTTTCATAATGCCGTCGTACATTGTACTCTTTCATCACGGCAACACTCtcattgcaaatcaaacaaacacacttccccttggtttctatgaaaaaatattcatttttccacCCAGTCTGAAATTTTCTGCACTCGCTTGCAATCTTGCGTCTCTTCGGTTCTGGCATTTCTGGTGACGCTGAACAAATTTTTTCTTTGATTGCTTGCTTTGTGGAGACGCTGCCTTGTTCAAGACAATAGCGCCACGTAGTGTTTAAACTAAGAAGTGCAATACAGTGGGCCATAGTCCATTCTATTTTTAGACTTTGATACGGgccaattaaaaatggatggcGGCCGCAGTTGGCCCGCGGGCCGTAGTTTGGACACCCCTGAGTGTAGTTGctgcgcgtttctgtatttgctgcgcatttctgtgtttgcagcgcgtttctgtaatgtgttgtgttgtgttgtgaaattgatgaagatgttttcttactttgcttgtgttttgtccacttgcatgtgttttcttaagttgcagtgcgttgagctctcagggccaccgtattacggtcacagtaaaacaccaagtcagttcgACTTCAGGTTtttcaatctgtccatttaggaagcccaagtgattgtgaatcaatttcacctgttttggtgcaaatgaaagtgacaacaggtgcaatgaagaggcaaaagcaagacaacaacaaaaagggaacagttttatatgtggtggccacagacatttgctctctcctcatccttcctgactgattcttctctagttttgtgttctgctagtgtccttgtcactacccTAGTTTCTCTCTGGTCAATAATCTGTGCCGCTGCTTCAtaatcagagcagaagctgcagttggttcttaccgagctggagtttctgtgtcctcctccactctcctgctgacctgctctcactttaactaataaacactcatcagtTATCAGgaccaggggtctcatttataaccattgtgtacgcacaaaacggggcctgaaacgtacGCCACTTCTCGTATCTTCTTTCttggatttataaaaacaaaatttgcgtatttccacgcaaactctcACTCATGATGTTTTTCAGAATATATCAATTAAAGTAAGGCAGgatacaaaaactaaataaattcataggctgaaaacataaaatcaagATTTGAAGAGAGATCATTTCCAGGCCTTGGTTTTGGGATCCATTCATCATATAGACgagagtttaaataaataagagaagATGCTGCAACAACCTTTTTGATTCCACACAGAATGACTCATTTTGTCTGTCACTCTCCGCCCTGATTCAAACTACTGATTTattgtgatgacatttttatccTCAGGCTCGTTCATactgaataaaatgtttcattgaaATATCTTTAACCTCTTTAACACTGACCTGATTAATATTTCCAACCTTTGCGTTGGCCCTGCTTAAGTGTGATCACACCTATACTTTGAGTTAACgttaaaaccaggtctgagAAAGGCTGCACATTTTCAAAGTATAATTTTCAACTGAAAATTGGATAAATTGtatcaggaccatggacagagctGTTTGTTATGTTTAGATGCTGCACTTCACAGTTTAATTTAGCTTTGATCTGCTTTAACAGCACCTTGCTGTTGTCCAATGGGCTTCACACTCAGTTCCTCGAGCTCCTGATGTCCGATGAAGTCCGCAGCAGAGTCTCCACTCTCCCCTGTTCAGCTCAGGTGGATCTATGAATTCAGTCTGAAGCATagacacacagctgctgtctaAGCTGCTGATCCACGACCTGCTCTGGGCTCCACATCTGATGTGAACAGAGAGAATCCCTAAGAGAAATATGGTTCAGGAAAGAGATTGTATAAGATATCTACTAATTACGCTTCAagtctgtgcagaaacacaTGTGGGTGACAACTGGGTAAGTAGAGCCAGTGGGTAAGGTGAGCCACCCCCTGTATCTAGATAactatgaataaataaatgtgaacacAGATTTAGGAAGTGTAGTCAACATTACTCGTTCCATCTTTTACTCAAGCACATGGAGAGAGTGGTAAGCAAACCAGAACAAATATCTTTGTCAAGCTTGATAATACTGTAAACAACTTTAAAGAATTGATTCCTCTGACATTAAAGTCACAGCTTCACTCCCACACTAGTTGATAACTTTGTTAAATGTACAGCAGCCTCATTACAAACAACCCTTGACACTGTCGCCCTGCAGAACAATAAGAGAGTAAACCAGAGGAGATTAGCTCCATGGTATAATtatcaaatacatgttttaaaacagacatcacagaagctggagaggaagaggcgTTCCACCAACCAAGATGATTTTCACCTAACCTGGAAAGATAGCCTGATATATAATAAGAAAGCACTGAGAAATGACAGAGAGTCATAGTTCTACTGATCCATCTATTCCTCTAACTCTGAGGAGCAATGATTTCATGAgcttatttaaaaatacaattataactATCAGGGAACAaatccccacctcctccccatgaaTAACTCAGATCACTGATTCTTGACACATGGGACAAAACACGTCCAGCAGTTGAAACTGCTTTTGggtttaaaactgaaaatattttcaattctAGATGTTATGAGGgagaaataatgaattaataataaaaaatttcAACATGATCATTCCAttcaatttaattgaattattataatatcaaatGTATGACACTTACTGTCTTCCCACTACATCTAAAACATCATGTCCACAGAGAAGGGTTCaataattcataaaataaaatggatacaaatatttttttatgataaatataatgaagGTTCAGGAGGGAATCTCCAAACAGTGAAAGAGTAAAACAGCATAGGAGTGATCATATATGGTGCATGTATAAAATTCCCTGCTGGAGCACGGTCGACGTCACATCACATCACTTGTGTTCTGCTTTAGAGACCTTGTGCTCATGTTTGTTTAGTCAAAGGTAAAGTTTGAATATAGCCTGCCATAAAACGATATCATGTGCATGCACTGCTCCCTTGTGGTCAATTCATGGCATAACATCACTATGCTAAGAGATGATCCATAATGTTTACTTCCTCATTTAAtcatcaatgtgtttgtgtaatatcAGATGTTTTCTTCCCTGATTTTACAGCAACTCTTGTTGATTTCCTGTCCAAAGTGAAGGATTTATGGTGTAGGGATTGGGAAGAAGTCGACCTGCACGTCATAGGAACTGGTTTTCTCACATTTGGCTCCATGACGCCTGGAGCCAGGCCAGGGAAGACCAGATAATCATTTTCTGGAGGTTTTTAATTGCTGTGGTCAAAATGACCCCAATGATAAATGTTGTAAATTTGAGTATAACAGGAGCGTTAAGATGGAAATTGGTAGTACGTAAAACAGTATGTATACTTTGCACATTACATGGGAGCATTGCACTTCATACATTATACTGGGGAAAATGTAATGTATGGTTATTCACATATTTTGACCGTGTTATCTCAGTTATAACTCTGTAGCAGTAGAATGCTTAATTTATAATTGTTGCTTAATTTATAATTGAGCCCCTGGGGGATCCAGGGGCTCTGGGGGAGTTGCATGTATCTTGCATTATTAAAGAATAGGTGACCAGTCAACATTGTCTACCTGCAACCATTACAGTTTGGAACCCCATGGCTTTCCTTAAAAACCATACCAATCACACCCCCTCCTCAAATCAGACACCTGGTCAAATTACAGACAGATTATCAATAGTCGAtaatcacttcctctcctctggtcTTTCATCTGATATGGCTTCAGAACGACAGTTGATTCTTGTATTGTTACTGTTTAAATTAAAAGCATGCTGAAACACTGGTGCAGATCATCTTGAGCCTTACCTACATTGTCTAAGTACTTCCCTAATCAGTCCTAATGTTACTCTTATTTTTAACCAAGCCTTTTTCACAGGCACTATTCCTACTTGATGGAAACGTGCTACAGTCCTACTGTTACACAAAACTGTCAGACCTTAATATCTACCGTCCTACATCCAAACCTGTGGAGGCGCTAGCGCACCATAGAGTTTATTAGCAGCGGCCATGAggatccacagaggaggaagacggccGCCTCTGTCTTCTATCAGGTCCTCAGTCAGGCTATGAATACCTGTGTTTCTCGCGGAGCACTCTATTCACTAGATCTCATCTTACTGAAGAGAAATGTCTGGacgaggaaagggaggaaaagggctCGGTAAAGGAGGCGCAAAGCGTCACCGCAAAGTTCTCCGTGATAACATCCAGGGAATTACCAAGCCCGCCATCCGCCGCCTGGCTCGCCGTGGCGGAGTGAAGCGTATCTCCGGTCTGATCTACGAGGAGACCCGCGGCGTGTTGAAGGTTTTCCTGGAGAATGTGATCCGCGATGCTGTCACCTACACCGAGCACGCCAAGAGGAAGACCGTGACCGCCATGGACGTGGTGTATGCTCTGAAGAGACAGGGCCGCACTCTGTACGGCTTCGGTGGATAAACTCACTTTacaacagctcaacaacacaacggctcttttaagagccacacactgaGTCAATGAGAGCTCACATCCTCTGCTCAACACTAATCACTCGTTCTTCCAGAgtacaacaatacaacaacgTCTGTAAATCGATGGAACTATGACGGTGTAATGTGAGGGTTCAATGTGGGGTAGTTGAATCTCTTAAAGTGAAAGTCCAGGATGGAGACTGACTTAGTGAAGCTGCACTTGATTAACAACTATTgtaaacaaattaatgaataaaataattataaaatacaaaattaaattctTAATTACATACCGAATATCTTAACTTATTAGTAATAATTGATATATAAACCCAGTTAAGCACTTGCATGAAAGGTGTTTTTGTCATGAATTGGTTGGATTGTTTTCACCcaacacatacataaataaatatttgcacaGCAATTGTCCGAACAAGTTTACAATGTGCTTCACAAAATTTTTTggcaaaaaatgaatgaactaaaataaaaggtatttacTTCAATTTCAAGCGACAAATCACAATAAAAATTCATGAGAAACTCAACAgatcccacaatgagcagcactttgcaGCGTCTGTGCAGAGCAAAAAACCTCCCTCaataactggaagaaacctccagcaggAAAatggtgaagagaggagaggtggggggcaaataggggagagaaaagagagagagaggggggatggataccaggaacagttgtgtatgcatcatatttaagctcCGTCAGACTGGTTGTcataatgatataataaaaatcGTAAA of the Hippoglossus stenolepis isolate QCI-W04-F060 chromosome 10, HSTE1.2, whole genome shotgun sequence genome contains:
- the LOC118116084 gene encoding histone H4; translation: MSGRGKGGKGLGKGGAKRHRKVLRDNIQGITKPAIRRLARRGGVKRISGLIYEETRGVLKVFLENVIRDAVTYTEHAKRKTVTAMDVVYALKRQGRTLYGFGG